Proteins from a genomic interval of Sphingobacterium sp. SYP-B4668:
- a CDS encoding DUF6266 family protein, with protein MGRTKKGANGSVSGKVGPHVFYKWKDIECVRTLPRVKKNRELSNGEVENRGRFGFTQRFLSLLKPFLRSGFHNYEENRTAFNSAMSYTLLHAVSMDDDGLHIDHDSLRICKGMESLITDVTFRYENGILHCQWEYDKDRVKKSESGNFRSVIALIPDLGKHWPAGQVIGNYLTDKAQSITGKDIEKGATYHVHIGFVSVDHSDRKMDSMYAGTFTT; from the coding sequence ATGGGAAGAACTAAGAAAGGTGCCAATGGTTCAGTTTCTGGGAAAGTTGGACCGCATGTATTTTATAAATGGAAAGACATTGAGTGTGTCCGGACATTGCCCCGAGTAAAGAAAAACAGGGAATTATCCAATGGGGAGGTCGAAAACCGTGGTCGGTTTGGTTTTACACAACGCTTTTTAAGTCTACTGAAGCCATTTCTTAGGTCAGGATTTCACAATTACGAGGAAAACCGAACGGCCTTCAACTCCGCGATGTCCTATACGCTCTTACATGCGGTAAGCATGGACGATGATGGATTACATATCGATCACGATTCACTTCGCATTTGTAAGGGAATGGAATCGCTAATAACAGATGTCACATTTCGATATGAAAACGGAATCCTGCATTGTCAGTGGGAGTATGACAAGGATAGGGTCAAGAAATCAGAGAGTGGCAACTTCAGATCCGTGATTGCCCTAATCCCAGACCTTGGAAAGCACTGGCCAGCGGGTCAAGTAATCGGAAACTATCTTACCGACAAGGCCCAAAGCATCACTGGAAAAGATATCGAAAAAGGGGCAACTTACCATGTACACATTGGCTTTGTATCAGTGGATCATAGCGATAGAAAAATGGACAGCATGTACGCCGGAACTTTCACGACATAG
- a CDS encoding IPT/TIG domain-containing protein: MKKCNLLTFSFLLLLLFYGCKDDAAIKATEHDSTKPITLTSFFPAEGGAKDKILLNGDNFGADPKKIKVYFNNAQAAVVSSSGERIYAIVPRLPGDDPKISVVIGKDSVVYDNSFVYHIQAQVSTVTGTGDKNFLAGTLDQAHVYGKYLDMDAQGNLFMTWRDGGSFGVARINEKENIVTPLYQAPSAPNPYANGVTVDRETGIMTVSHESVAEVFFSFDPREAWTLRQRNAQFSAADYGKIVQADRYANFVTFCPYDGYLYTRFRDGHIAKIHPVTYAATIVHKGPYGSQYGQAINPAKPWELYITLHTNASPNTFAQGISVLDLRDPDGTGGFKRVNAPGGSGFRDGPVKDAIFNVPKDIKFDKAGNMFIADYGNHCIRMLSADGIVSTVAGQPTKAGYKDGGPVESQFNQPWGVAVNDQGDIYIADWNNARIRKLVIE; this comes from the coding sequence ATGAAAAAATGTAATCTATTGACATTTTCGTTTTTGTTATTACTGCTCTTTTATGGTTGCAAAGATGATGCTGCAATAAAGGCCACGGAGCATGATTCCACCAAGCCTATCACCCTTACCTCTTTCTTTCCAGCAGAAGGGGGTGCCAAAGATAAAATTTTGTTGAATGGCGATAATTTTGGGGCAGACCCTAAGAAAATTAAAGTGTATTTTAACAATGCCCAAGCGGCGGTAGTGTCTTCCAGTGGAGAGCGTATTTATGCCATTGTACCTCGCTTACCAGGAGACGATCCTAAGATTTCCGTAGTGATCGGCAAAGATTCTGTCGTCTATGATAATTCATTTGTATATCACATACAGGCGCAAGTCAGTACGGTGACGGGCACGGGCGACAAAAACTTTCTCGCGGGGACTCTGGATCAGGCCCATGTGTACGGTAAGTACTTGGACATGGATGCGCAAGGGAATCTGTTTATGACTTGGCGTGATGGGGGATCGTTTGGTGTAGCACGGATCAATGAAAAGGAAAATATCGTAACTCCTTTATATCAGGCTCCATCTGCTCCGAATCCGTATGCCAACGGGGTGACGGTAGATCGCGAGACGGGAATTATGACTGTATCCCATGAATCGGTAGCGGAGGTGTTTTTCTCCTTCGATCCTCGTGAAGCTTGGACACTTCGTCAGCGTAATGCCCAATTCTCTGCGGCAGATTACGGTAAAATTGTCCAAGCGGATCGCTATGCCAATTTTGTGACATTCTGCCCCTATGATGGCTACCTCTATACCCGCTTTCGTGATGGGCATATCGCCAAAATACATCCCGTGACTTATGCGGCCACGATCGTGCATAAGGGACCCTATGGTTCTCAATATGGGCAAGCTATCAATCCTGCCAAGCCATGGGAACTGTATATAACACTGCATACCAATGCAAGTCCCAATACCTTTGCTCAAGGTATTTCAGTTTTAGATCTCCGGGATCCGGATGGTACAGGCGGATTCAAGCGGGTCAACGCTCCCGGTGGTTCGGGATTCCGTGATGGCCCAGTCAAGGATGCTATATTCAACGTGCCAAAGGACATCAAATTTGATAAAGCCGGGAATATGTTTATTGCCGATTATGGAAACCATTGTATCCGTATGCTTTCAGCAGATGGTATAGTATCTACCGTAGCAGGTCAACCTACCAAAGCCGGGTACAAAGATGGAGGACCTGTCGAATCCCAGTTTAATCAACCTTGGGGTGTAGCGGTCAATGATCAAGGCGATATTTATATAGCCGATTGGAACAATGCACGTATCCGTAAACTAGTTATTGAGTAA
- a CDS encoding class I SAM-dependent methyltransferase, translated as MDNVWLGRWNDRYSEAGYAYGAEPNKFFKETIGQIESGVKILFPADGEGRNSVYAAALGWDVYSFDISEVGKAKAEKLAVERNVSLNYQLGELPKLSYQQGEFDVLALIYAHFPSEIKVAYHKRLIDLLKPGGHIIFEAFSKNHLTYRKRNPGVGGPTDIDSLFSIEELMSDFQGFTFLSMEEVEVQLSEGRYHIGTGSVIRFVARKL; from the coding sequence ATGGACAATGTATGGCTGGGTAGATGGAATGACCGTTACAGTGAAGCGGGGTATGCTTATGGAGCTGAACCTAATAAATTTTTTAAAGAGACGATTGGCCAGATAGAAAGTGGTGTAAAAATTCTGTTCCCTGCTGATGGTGAAGGACGGAATTCGGTATATGCGGCCGCATTGGGATGGGATGTCTATTCGTTTGATATCAGTGAAGTTGGGAAAGCAAAAGCCGAAAAACTCGCAGTAGAACGAAATGTGAGCTTGAACTATCAACTAGGTGAGTTACCGAAATTGTCTTACCAGCAGGGAGAGTTTGATGTGCTGGCATTGATATATGCCCATTTTCCATCAGAGATCAAGGTTGCGTATCACAAAAGATTGATTGATTTATTGAAACCTGGTGGACACATAATCTTTGAAGCTTTTAGCAAAAATCACCTTACTTATCGAAAGCGAAATCCTGGGGTGGGTGGCCCGACTGATATAGATAGTTTATTTTCGATTGAAGAATTGATGTCCGATTTCCAGGGATTCACGTTTTTGAGTATGGAAGAGGTCGAAGTGCAGCTGAGCGAAGGTCGTTACCACATTGGGACGGGAAGCGTCATACGATTTGTAGCACGTAAGTTATAA
- a CDS encoding SusC/RagA family TonB-linked outer membrane protein: MKIIHFLCILPLCLWLSVSFAQQTQEELTIAGSVVSDKGEPIANVSIYIKDKPTGATSTGNKGEFSIKAVYGDRLIFTYVGYESVEHLAVQPTTDLRIELADKTSELDEVVVVGLGAQQRKISSVGAITTVDVKQLQSPAPSIANLLGGRAAGVISMQSSGEPGANIADFWIRGIGTFGANAKALVLIDGLEGDLNTIDPADVESFSILKDASATAVYGVRGANGVVLVTTKRGTVDRIQITGRVNSTLSRLNRLPEYLRAYDYALLANEATAVRGAEPLFNETELGIIKHNLDPDMYPDISWQDEILGKNFWRQSYYASGRGGSEVARYFLSLGANTETAAYKVDKNSIYASNVGYNTYNYRVNLDINLTKTTKVFLGSDGFLSQLSQPGVADTDYIWKTQSTLTPVSIPIQYSNGLLPGVGSGERSSPYVMINRTGKSTDDLYKGKVTLAIDQDLKSLLEGLKIRAQGAYDIHNYFNEKRTIQPALFEATGRNLDGSLIMTQKVQERPASYTKELRQYRKYHFESTLNYDRRFGEDHRTSALVYYYLSDSKDTKDAKNNLTAIPVRYQGVSSRFTYGYKDTYLLDANFGYTGSENFEPGRQYGFFPSIAVGWVPTGYKFVQEKAPWLDYFKIRASYGTVGNDRITDDIRFPYLTKADIYNNTANNNVWGIGGIETITETRIGADNLAWERAIKSNIGIEGKLLNGKIDFVVDFFQDQRNGIFQQRVQVPDYVGVISNPYANVGRMKSSGADGSITYTSKINNDMTLTLRGNFTYSKNVVQNWEQAYLEYSYLEFNGYPHNSIRGYQSLGLFKDEDDIKYSPTQSFGPVLPGDIKYKDVNGDGVINTLDKVPLTHSNYPLTMYGIGGEFRYKNLSLGVLFKGTGKTSFFYVGQPMNYKGVTENTGMGYMPFFGGTDGNLISLAKDPANRWIPREYALEHGIDLSLAENPNARFPRLQYGNNSNNSQLSTFWQGDARYIRLQEVTLNYHVSPNFLKRVGVTSMDLQFVGNNLYIWDNVKIFDPEQAAWGGRKYPIPTTYSLQAYINF; encoded by the coding sequence ATGAAGATCATTCATTTTTTGTGCATACTGCCCTTGTGCTTATGGCTCTCGGTTTCGTTTGCACAGCAAACACAAGAAGAATTAACCATTGCTGGTTCCGTAGTAAGCGATAAGGGGGAGCCGATAGCCAATGTCTCCATTTATATTAAGGACAAACCTACTGGTGCTACATCAACAGGCAATAAAGGAGAGTTTAGTATCAAAGCCGTGTATGGTGATAGGTTGATATTTACCTATGTGGGATACGAGTCTGTCGAACATCTCGCAGTGCAGCCTACCACAGATTTGAGAATCGAACTAGCGGATAAGACTTCGGAACTCGACGAGGTTGTCGTTGTCGGTCTGGGTGCTCAACAACGGAAAATCAGTTCCGTGGGAGCCATCACCACTGTTGATGTCAAGCAATTGCAGAGTCCAGCGCCATCGATCGCCAATTTACTTGGAGGGCGTGCCGCGGGGGTAATCTCGATGCAGAGCTCAGGTGAGCCGGGTGCAAATATAGCCGACTTCTGGATTCGAGGCATAGGTACATTCGGGGCCAATGCGAAAGCACTTGTGCTCATTGATGGTCTAGAAGGCGATTTAAATACTATTGACCCCGCGGATGTCGAGAGCTTCTCTATTCTGAAGGATGCTTCTGCTACAGCTGTATACGGTGTTAGAGGAGCAAATGGGGTTGTATTAGTGACAACGAAAAGAGGTACGGTAGATCGCATTCAGATTACTGGTCGCGTCAATTCAACACTTTCTAGACTTAATCGATTGCCGGAGTATCTGCGGGCATATGACTATGCGCTGTTGGCCAATGAAGCTACTGCAGTACGTGGGGCCGAACCTCTGTTTAACGAAACGGAACTCGGTATCATAAAACATAATTTGGATCCAGATATGTATCCGGATATTAGCTGGCAGGATGAAATCCTTGGAAAAAACTTTTGGCGCCAGAGTTATTATGCTTCTGGGCGTGGTGGATCCGAAGTTGCACGTTACTTTTTAAGCTTGGGAGCTAATACAGAAACCGCTGCCTACAAAGTAGATAAAAATAGTATCTACGCTTCAAATGTGGGGTATAATACCTATAATTATCGCGTCAACTTGGATATAAACTTGACTAAAACCACTAAAGTGTTTTTAGGCTCAGATGGCTTTTTATCTCAATTAAGTCAGCCGGGAGTTGCTGATACAGACTACATCTGGAAGACACAATCTACGCTTACACCTGTTTCCATTCCTATTCAATATTCTAATGGACTGCTACCAGGAGTGGGAAGTGGAGAACGCTCATCTCCCTACGTGATGATCAACCGTACAGGTAAATCAACGGACGATTTGTATAAAGGGAAAGTTACCCTAGCTATCGATCAGGACTTAAAAAGTTTGTTGGAAGGCCTGAAGATTCGCGCACAAGGTGCTTATGATATTCATAATTATTTCAATGAGAAAAGAACCATACAACCAGCATTATTTGAAGCGACTGGACGTAATTTGGATGGTTCCCTCATCATGACCCAAAAGGTACAAGAAAGACCTGCTTCCTATACCAAAGAGCTAAGACAATATCGCAAGTATCATTTTGAATCCACGCTTAATTACGACAGGAGGTTTGGCGAGGATCACCGTACTTCGGCATTGGTATACTATTATTTAAGTGATTCAAAGGATACCAAAGACGCGAAGAATAACTTGACTGCGATACCTGTTCGTTATCAAGGGGTCTCCAGTAGGTTTACTTATGGTTACAAAGATACCTATCTATTGGATGCCAACTTTGGATACACCGGTTCTGAAAACTTTGAACCAGGTCGTCAGTATGGTTTCTTTCCTTCAATTGCGGTAGGTTGGGTGCCGACAGGATATAAATTTGTCCAGGAAAAAGCGCCTTGGCTCGACTACTTTAAAATAAGAGCATCGTATGGTACCGTAGGTAATGATCGAATCACCGACGACATCCGATTCCCATACCTGACCAAAGCTGATATTTATAATAATACTGCAAATAATAATGTATGGGGTATTGGAGGCATCGAAACGATTACCGAAACGCGAATCGGAGCCGATAATTTGGCATGGGAGAGGGCTATTAAGTCCAATATAGGTATTGAAGGGAAGCTCCTGAATGGTAAAATTGATTTCGTAGTTGACTTTTTCCAAGATCAACGTAATGGTATCTTCCAACAACGGGTGCAGGTGCCTGATTATGTGGGGGTAATCTCTAACCCATACGCCAATGTGGGCCGTATGAAAAGTTCGGGTGCAGATGGTAGCATTACATATACCTCCAAGATCAATAACGATATGACGCTGACCTTGCGTGGTAATTTTACCTATTCCAAAAATGTGGTGCAGAATTGGGAGCAAGCTTATTTGGAATATTCTTATCTGGAATTCAATGGTTATCCACATAATTCTATCCGTGGCTACCAATCCTTGGGTTTATTCAAAGATGAGGATGATATCAAGTATAGTCCTACACAGAGCTTTGGGCCTGTATTGCCCGGGGATATCAAATATAAAGATGTCAATGGAGATGGTGTAATCAATACGTTGGATAAGGTGCCGCTGACACACAGTAATTATCCCCTAACAATGTATGGCATAGGAGGGGAGTTTCGCTATAAAAACTTGTCGTTGGGAGTTCTTTTCAAAGGGACAGGTAAAACTTCTTTCTTCTACGTAGGGCAACCGATGAATTATAAGGGCGTTACAGAAAATACAGGCATGGGGTATATGCCTTTCTTTGGTGGAACAGATGGTAACTTGATTTCCTTGGCCAAAGATCCTGCCAATCGTTGGATACCACGAGAATACGCATTGGAACATGGCATAGACCTTTCTTTGGCTGAAAATCCAAATGCGCGTTTTCCTCGCTTGCAATATGGCAATAACAGCAATAATAGTCAGCTGTCAACCTTCTGGCAGGGTGATGCTCGCTACATACGCTTACAGGAAGTCACGCTGAATTATCATGTAAGTCCTAATTTCCTAAAACGAGTAGGGGTGACTTCAATGGACCTTCAGTTCGTCGGGAATAATCTCTATATCTGGGATAATGTTAAAATATTTGATCCGGAGCAGGCGGCGTGGGGCGGACGTAAGTATCCGATACCAACCACCTATTCCTTACAGGCATATATCAATTTTTAG
- a CDS encoding MATE family efflux transporter — protein MDKQKNVILNERLSKVMQLSWPAVVAMVLYGLNNFLDGIFVGHLINNTALAAVGITYPLAQFAQGFGTLIGTGVGSAISIWIGANDKEKLEKAFGTVNYLTFLFSILITVPCYIFAEQLVFMMGGRGEILVLGVEYFRATIIGSFFWIHGLALNMIIRAEGRMKTAAWMIAVGLVVDVALKPIFIATFGWGVAGAAWATNISMIIYTILGVWYYAGGKSSFKTTFWSLKKDVAIIKETLALGMPGFIMMVMIVVQNIVVFNALARYGNEMDITFFTAVNRFYILLNTPLWGLMRALQPVTGMNYGAQQYGRSIGAYRLFSFTGLVILLPFWCFVMFYPAEVMSVMIPGTTFSGDQLMDFRVYMSVLLVLPFVFMAMVWFPAIEDAKPATIISILRQVIFYIPILLIVPRFYGVSSIYLASAVIDWIIFGVVIYAVWKSAKKISLRPKGARVVQLNPRDQ, from the coding sequence ATGGATAAACAAAAAAATGTCATCTTAAACGAACGATTGTCCAAGGTCATGCAGTTGTCGTGGCCCGCAGTGGTAGCGATGGTATTATACGGACTGAATAACTTCCTCGATGGGATTTTCGTCGGACATCTCATAAACAATACCGCATTGGCTGCCGTTGGGATTACCTATCCCTTGGCCCAATTTGCGCAGGGCTTCGGGACACTAATTGGTACTGGGGTTGGTTCGGCCATCAGCATTTGGATTGGTGCCAATGATAAGGAGAAATTAGAAAAGGCTTTTGGAACGGTCAATTACTTGACGTTCCTGTTTTCGATTCTCATCACCGTTCCATGCTATATTTTTGCAGAACAATTGGTGTTCATGATGGGTGGGAGGGGTGAAATCCTCGTATTAGGGGTGGAATATTTTCGAGCGACTATCATAGGAAGCTTTTTCTGGATACATGGATTGGCACTGAATATGATTATAAGGGCTGAAGGACGAATGAAAACTGCCGCCTGGATGATTGCCGTCGGGCTGGTAGTAGATGTTGCGCTCAAACCGATTTTCATTGCCACATTTGGATGGGGAGTAGCAGGTGCTGCTTGGGCCACTAATATTTCCATGATTATCTACACGATTCTAGGGGTATGGTATTATGCTGGAGGAAAGTCATCCTTTAAAACAACGTTTTGGTCCCTCAAAAAGGATGTAGCAATTATCAAAGAAACGCTTGCATTGGGGATGCCTGGTTTTATCATGATGGTGATGATTGTCGTTCAGAATATTGTTGTTTTCAATGCATTGGCCAGATATGGAAATGAAATGGATATTACCTTTTTTACTGCAGTCAATCGTTTTTATATTCTGCTGAATACCCCTTTGTGGGGGTTGATGCGGGCTTTGCAACCCGTGACAGGAATGAATTACGGAGCCCAACAATATGGTCGAAGTATAGGAGCATACCGATTGTTTTCGTTTACAGGTTTGGTCATCCTATTGCCTTTTTGGTGTTTTGTCATGTTCTACCCTGCTGAGGTAATGTCCGTCATGATTCCCGGTACGACTTTTTCTGGCGACCAGTTAATGGATTTCCGGGTATACATGAGTGTGCTATTGGTATTGCCATTTGTGTTCATGGCTATGGTTTGGTTTCCGGCGATAGAAGATGCAAAGCCTGCCACGATTATTAGTATTTTGAGACAGGTAATTTTTTATATACCCATACTTCTCATTGTTCCTCGATTTTATGGCGTTAGTAGTATTTATCTGGCAAGTGCAGTTATCGATTGGATTATTTTTGGAGTCGTTATTTATGCGGTTTGGAAGAGCGCAAAAAAAATAAGTTTACGACCTAAAGGGGCTCGAGTAGTCCAGTTAAATCCTCGAGACCAATAA
- a CDS encoding NAD(P)/FAD-dependent oxidoreductase, whose protein sequence is MKKGPIIIIGAGPAGLMAAQQLATDGHQVHLYEKNKAAARKFLVAGHGGFNLTHSEAIDTFVEKYDTHEIRNIVRAFDNGHTVKWLLSIGIPTYIGSSGKIFPAKNIKPIQVLQAWLTHLAKLGVHIHYEHTLLDFDTHTVTLSHDNTVVNKSYHKLILALGGGSWAKTGSDAGWVPMLIDKKIHITPLQASNSGYNTVDDFIDLEGQVLKNIQLSFKDTKKLGEIVFTKYGVEGSPLYYLNRFTRTQDFPLYLFIDLKPSMAVEAIIKQLQATGNISWLLKNSLKLSTTAIALLKRLDRQTFLSPKSLARSIKNYPIQVCALRPIDEVISTAGGVAFTSLNTDLALHQFPNVYCVGEMIDWEAPTGGYLLQACFSTGMWVAKAISRKV, encoded by the coding sequence ATGAAAAAAGGTCCTATCATCATCATTGGAGCAGGCCCAGCAGGTTTAATGGCCGCACAGCAGCTGGCAACTGATGGTCATCAAGTACACCTATATGAAAAAAATAAAGCAGCTGCTAGAAAATTTCTGGTGGCGGGCCATGGTGGCTTCAATTTGACACATAGTGAGGCAATCGATACATTTGTTGAAAAATATGATACTCATGAAATCCGCAATATCGTACGGGCATTCGACAACGGTCATACCGTAAAATGGCTTTTGTCAATCGGAATCCCCACGTACATCGGCAGTTCAGGAAAAATATTTCCAGCTAAAAACATCAAACCCATACAGGTGCTGCAAGCTTGGTTAACACATTTAGCCAAGTTGGGCGTTCATATACATTACGAGCACACACTTTTAGACTTTGATACACATACGGTGACCCTTAGCCATGACAATACGGTTGTAAACAAAAGCTATCACAAACTTATATTGGCCTTGGGCGGAGGCTCATGGGCAAAAACAGGATCTGACGCGGGTTGGGTACCTATGTTGATCGATAAAAAAATTCACATCACCCCTCTTCAGGCATCCAACTCGGGCTACAATACCGTAGATGATTTCATTGACTTAGAGGGACAGGTCTTAAAAAATATTCAGCTTTCCTTCAAAGACACAAAAAAGTTGGGGGAAATAGTATTTACTAAATATGGAGTTGAAGGGAGCCCTCTTTATTATCTTAATCGTTTCACGAGAACACAAGATTTCCCATTATATCTATTCATAGACCTCAAACCTAGTATGGCTGTGGAAGCGATTATCAAACAACTTCAGGCAACAGGCAATATAAGTTGGCTGTTAAAAAACAGCCTAAAGCTTTCGACTACAGCCATCGCACTATTGAAAAGATTAGACAGGCAAACTTTCCTCAGCCCTAAGTCTTTAGCGCGATCGATTAAAAATTATCCGATACAGGTATGCGCATTACGCCCCATAGATGAGGTAATTTCGACGGCAGGTGGGGTGGCATTTACATCTCTCAACACGGACTTGGCATTACACCAATTTCCGAATGTATACTGCGTAGGCGAAATGATTGATTGGGAGGCCCCCACAGGTGGTTATCTGCTCCAGGCTTGCTTCAGTACAGGCATGTGGGTCGCGAAGGCCATTAGCCGTAAAGTATAA
- a CDS encoding RagB/SusD family nutrient uptake outer membrane protein produces MKTSIIIKKITKAALAVQLLFMATSCDDYLNIDTYFDDEFNIDSAYANTRYMEAYMWGAAALFPDESSTVRSNYTPGPMATDEGINGLTGTGTANIYYGMDFVTGNITPDYYGSGGTLNQWGKNYKIIRKCNNILKNIDVPRDMTYSDRNRIEGYTRFIRAYAYYNLILDFGPPILLGDEVINTNETIEYYDRPRATYDEAMNYICDEFEKAAIQLPVDVGLLDFGKPTKGAALALIARLRLIHASPLFNGGAAAAAYYGNWIRKSDGAHYVSQQYDESRWAVAAAAAKRVMDMGKYRLYTVPADERTPVLPAGVTTDPNFYGAYPNGALGIDALKSYSDVFTGESVAAINPEYIWGRNTDYLKTNISQGSMPPTLGGWGRFSVTQKVVDAYLMEDGRTKEEARGQTYFEVVADLPTGGTFDDLFTTQAKNFSGYPLNAGIFKMYANREMRFYASIGFNGAVWQALSSTTLNNHTAKYFYQEPDGRGGVSASSPNYPLTGYVIKKWNNSYDAFTGTGARHLPKAYPIIRYAEILLSYAEALNNLTGSHTVKLGEQTYTLGRDENEIKSSFNLVRYRAGLPGLSSMQLASKAEVQKQVERERMVEFLWENRRFYDVRRWGIYEETEREPIRGMNPDGADRESFYRRVSPGTSSFLTRQVDKKLIWVPIPRAEMRRLPSLDQNPGYN; encoded by the coding sequence ATGAAAACGTCAATAATCATAAAAAAAATAACAAAAGCGGCTTTAGCCGTACAGCTGTTGTTTATGGCAACTTCCTGTGATGATTATCTCAATATCGACACTTACTTTGACGATGAGTTTAATATCGATTCGGCCTATGCCAATACCCGCTATATGGAGGCCTATATGTGGGGTGCAGCAGCGTTGTTTCCAGATGAATCCAGTACGGTACGGAGTAATTATACTCCCGGCCCTATGGCGACAGATGAAGGTATTAATGGTCTTACCGGCACCGGAACAGCTAATATCTATTATGGGATGGATTTCGTAACTGGAAATATTACACCAGATTATTATGGATCGGGCGGCACTCTGAATCAATGGGGCAAGAACTACAAAATAATTCGTAAGTGTAATAATATTCTGAAGAATATAGACGTGCCTAGGGATATGACCTATTCGGATCGGAATCGTATTGAGGGGTACACCCGTTTCATACGGGCCTATGCGTATTACAATCTAATCCTCGATTTTGGCCCACCGATTTTATTAGGCGATGAGGTCATCAATACCAATGAGACGATTGAATATTATGATCGTCCAAGAGCTACTTATGATGAAGCGATGAACTACATCTGTGATGAATTTGAGAAGGCTGCTATACAGCTTCCTGTCGATGTGGGTTTGTTGGATTTTGGAAAGCCCACCAAGGGGGCAGCATTGGCCTTGATCGCGCGCCTACGTCTGATACATGCTAGTCCGTTGTTTAATGGCGGGGCTGCAGCTGCCGCCTATTACGGTAACTGGATCCGTAAATCCGATGGTGCACACTATGTATCGCAGCAATATGACGAAAGCCGTTGGGCTGTAGCAGCAGCGGCGGCCAAACGCGTAATGGATATGGGGAAATATAGACTTTATACTGTGCCTGCCGATGAAAGGACGCCTGTATTGCCGGCTGGAGTAACTACCGACCCGAACTTTTATGGAGCTTATCCGAATGGGGCTTTGGGTATTGATGCGCTTAAGTCGTATTCAGATGTATTTACTGGAGAGTCGGTAGCGGCCATTAATCCGGAATATATCTGGGGTAGAAATACAGACTACCTAAAAACAAATATTAGCCAAGGGTCCATGCCGCCTACTTTAGGTGGCTGGGGGCGATTCTCTGTGACACAAAAAGTGGTGGACGCCTATTTGATGGAGGATGGCCGCACAAAAGAAGAGGCTCGTGGTCAGACCTATTTTGAAGTAGTCGCTGACCTTCCGACTGGCGGAACTTTTGATGATCTCTTTACCACCCAAGCAAAGAATTTCTCCGGTTATCCGCTTAATGCTGGCATATTTAAAATGTATGCCAATCGCGAGATGCGGTTTTACGCATCCATTGGGTTTAATGGTGCTGTATGGCAGGCCTTATCGAGTACGACATTGAACAACCATACGGCTAAATATTTTTATCAGGAGCCTGATGGTCGTGGGGGCGTATCGGCATCATCACCCAACTACCCATTGACAGGATATGTGATAAAGAAATGGAACAATTCCTACGATGCATTTACTGGTACAGGTGCTCGACACTTGCCTAAGGCTTATCCTATAATCCGCTATGCGGAGATATTACTTTCTTATGCAGAGGCATTAAATAATCTAACAGGTAGTCATACGGTAAAGCTAGGGGAGCAAACATACACGCTTGGTCGTGATGAGAATGAGATTAAATCCTCCTTTAACCTGGTACGTTACCGTGCGGGGCTACCTGGTCTTTCGTCGATGCAGCTAGCAAGTAAAGCTGAAGTGCAAAAGCAGGTAGAACGTGAGCGTATGGTGGAATTCTTATGGGAAAATAGACGTTTTTATGATGTGCGTCGTTGGGGGATTTATGAAGAAACTGAGCGCGAGCCTATCCGCGGGATGAATCCAGACGGAGCAGACAGGGAATCTTTTTACAGACGTGTCAGTCCTGGTACTTCTTCTTTCTTAACACGTCAGGTGGACAAGAAGTTGATTTGGGTGCCTATACCACGCGCGGAGATGAGAAGGTTGCCTTCTTTGGATCAGAATCCAGGCTATAATTAG